Proteins encoded in a region of the Candidatus Bathyarchaeota archaeon genome:
- the larE gene encoding ATP-dependent sacrificial sulfur transferase LarE — protein MKNKPETHRHSRAQTLLERLIKWFEGKNGVLVAFSGGVDSTLVTYAAHKALGDRVLAVTADSISLPPGELEEAVRLARLIGVRHRVVKVDELADPRFVENPPDRCYYCKRMLLSVLRGIASEEGLEVIVDGSNADDYRDFRPGLRALKEFDVRSPLAELGFTKKDVREVSRLLGLPTADKPSMACLASRLPYGTAITYERLRRVSEAESFIRRLTGVKQLRVRDHGSIARIEVGRDERHLLFDEKVLDTIWSKLRSLGYTYVTLDLYGYRSGSLNELLSTRDNAI, from the coding sequence GGTAAAAACGGTGTGTTGGTGGCCTTCTCAGGGGGCGTAGACAGTACGCTTGTGACGTATGCCGCTCATAAAGCGCTTGGTGATAGGGTTTTAGCGGTCACGGCCGACTCGATAAGTCTCCCACCAGGTGAGCTGGAGGAGGCTGTTAGGTTAGCCAGGTTGATCGGGGTGCGGCATAGGGTCGTTAAAGTCGACGAACTAGCGGACCCCCGGTTCGTCGAAAACCCGCCGGACAGATGCTACTATTGTAAACGGATGCTTCTAAGCGTTTTAAGGGGCATAGCCTCGGAGGAGGGGCTGGAGGTGATAGTAGACGGGTCTAACGCAGACGACTACCGCGATTTCAGACCCGGGCTTAGAGCTTTGAAGGAGTTCGACGTAAGAAGCCCCCTAGCAGAACTGGGTTTCACGAAGAAAGATGTCCGAGAGGTCTCTAGGCTCCTAGGCCTCCCTACGGCTGATAAGCCTTCGATGGCCTGTTTGGCTTCCAGGCTTCCCTATGGGACCGCTATAACCTATGAGCGGCTTAGAAGGGTTTCGGAAGCCGAATCTTTCATAAGGCGGCTTACGGGCGTTAAGCAGCTTCGAGTTAGAGACCACGGCTCTATAGCTAGGATAGAGGTCGGTAGAGATGAGAGACATCTGTTGTTCGACGAAAAGGTTCTAGATACGATATGGTCTAAGCTAAGAAGCCTAGGCTACACCTACGTAACCTTAGACTTGTATGGATATCGGTCTGGAAGCTTAAACGAGCTGCTTTCGACACGTGACAACGCCATATAG
- a CDS encoding helix-turn-helix domain-containing protein: protein MAKKLIEEHGFTQVSAAKALGTTQAAISHYMRSKRGWKWAERLMTIEEIRELVEKSVEKIVSSEGEKSEQVDICELCKVTRKYMEKLGRP, encoded by the coding sequence ATGGCTAAGAAGCTTATAGAGGAGCATGGGTTTACACAGGTCTCGGCGGCTAAAGCGCTGGGCACCACGCAGGCGGCTATAAGCCACTATATGCGTTCTAAACGCGGGTGGAAGTGGGCTGAACGTTTGATGACCATCGAAGAGATTAGAGAGCTCGTCGAGAAATCTGTGGAGAAGATCGTTTCGTCGGAAGGTGAAAAGTCAGAACAGGTAGATATATGCGAATTGTGTAAGGTAACTAGGAAATACATGGAAAAATTGGGGAGACCGTAA
- a CDS encoding cysteine synthase family protein — MVALKGHELLESLNLLSADKAPVLQVDRSKVRIRSLQPDLRPVTLEKVIEAGVEGPKLPSRSFEVYIDEEPPCVKVSLEELGIWGKLRGSTLNVYENTLELLYKSWPTPLVKLASVSSEGRSVWAKLEGFNPYSNSVKDRVGWSMIMTALEEGRLGDILYEATSTNTGIALTAIANILGRKTRIFIPKSIQKVSDTFLKALGAEVVRVPVSLTVEAIEEVDSRAKREGAVHLNQFENDANFKVHLKYTAKEIDEQLRSIGLKPNYIIGGLGTSGHMSAISLYFKSRYGDNVKLIGVQPAPDEVIPGIRRVETGMKWIHWTDFDQIVDVTRDEAIEGSLTVARREGLLIGLSAGAVFHAFKEIAEENGVYVLVFPDTGYKYAEQFKEYLKKTGR, encoded by the coding sequence ATGGTAGCGTTGAAGGGACATGAACTACTTGAGTCGCTAAACTTGCTCTCGGCGGATAAGGCTCCGGTATTACAGGTCGACCGGTCTAAGGTCAGAATTAGGTCTTTGCAACCGGACCTCAGACCGGTAACGTTAGAAAAGGTCATCGAGGCCGGGGTTGAGGGGCCGAAGCTCCCTAGTAGAAGCTTCGAGGTGTATATCGACGAGGAGCCTCCATGCGTTAAAGTCAGCCTAGAGGAACTCGGTATCTGGGGGAAGCTTCGGGGAAGTACGCTTAACGTTTACGAGAACACATTGGAGTTGCTTTACAAGAGCTGGCCGACTCCGCTGGTTAAGCTGGCTTCGGTTTCTTCAGAGGGGAGAAGCGTCTGGGCTAAGCTCGAGGGGTTCAACCCCTACAGCAACAGCGTTAAAGACAGGGTAGGATGGTCCATGATCATGACAGCCCTCGAAGAGGGGAGATTGGGGGATATCCTTTACGAAGCGACATCGACGAACACCGGGATAGCTCTAACGGCTATCGCAAATATCTTGGGAAGAAAGACGAGGATATTCATACCTAAAAGCATCCAGAAGGTCAGCGATACGTTTCTCAAGGCCTTAGGGGCTGAGGTAGTCAGGGTTCCGGTGAGCCTGACCGTAGAGGCTATAGAGGAGGTCGATTCAAGGGCCAAGCGTGAAGGCGCGGTCCACCTGAACCAGTTCGAGAACGACGCTAACTTTAAGGTGCATCTGAAATACACGGCGAAAGAGATAGACGAACAGTTGCGAAGCATAGGGCTAAAGCCGAACTACATAATAGGCGGGTTGGGGACCTCAGGACACATGAGCGCGATATCGCTGTACTTCAAGAGCAGATATGGAGATAATGTGAAGCTCATAGGTGTTCAACCGGCTCCGGATGAGGTGATCCCGGGGATACGTAGGGTGGAGACGGGGATGAAGTGGATACACTGGACCGACTTTGACCAGATCGTCGACGTGACCAGAGACGAAGCTATCGAAGGCTCGTTAACGGTTGCCAGGAGGGAGGGGCTTCTCATAGGGTTAAGCGCGGGGGCGGTCTTCCACGCTTTCAAGGAAATAGCTGAAGAAAACGGCGTCTACGTCTTAGTCTTCCCTGATACCGGGTATAAATACGCAGAGCAGTTTAAGGAGTATCTCAAAAAGACCGGGCGATGA
- a CDS encoding TrmB family transcriptional regulator: MSLTVSEALRKLGLTGYETKVYMALLKYGSLTAYEISSLTGVPYPKVYSSVNRLRDLGLVRSLESRPLRFKVEPPSMSLEKLKNHIVEELENSVGFLVKELSPLYSAVSKMERYGRLNIVGLSRVVRGVLRLVSEATEELLMILPSKKPVPVARILKKVAATARRGVKVKLLTQQDAEKLVEGLDIEFKVIRSEKSVPILVVADKKVSLLATRFIMEDGFEHWSGVISACENCVKNTRDVFQKLWEGSQVSVEFEKKCLTKEELNALAKYLKKWPSLRALGLKT; encoded by the coding sequence ATGAGTTTAACTGTATCTGAAGCTTTAAGAAAGCTTGGATTAACGGGCTATGAAACTAAGGTGTATATGGCGCTGCTGAAATACGGCTCTTTAACGGCTTATGAGATAAGCTCCCTGACGGGAGTGCCCTATCCGAAGGTATACTCCTCTGTGAACAGGCTCAGGGACCTAGGACTGGTTAGGTCTCTCGAATCCAGGCCTCTAAGGTTTAAGGTAGAGCCCCCCTCCATGTCTCTAGAGAAGCTTAAGAACCATATCGTAGAGGAGCTTGAAAACTCTGTGGGTTTCCTGGTTAAGGAACTTAGCCCCCTTTACAGCGCGGTCTCTAAGATGGAGCGCTATGGTCGTTTGAACATAGTCGGTCTAAGCAGGGTCGTGAGAGGTGTGCTTAGGCTGGTCTCCGAGGCTACTGAAGAGCTGCTGATGATCCTGCCTTCCAAGAAACCTGTCCCGGTGGCTAGGATCCTCAAGAAGGTGGCTGCAACCGCGAGGAGAGGTGTAAAAGTTAAGCTGCTGACTCAGCAAGACGCTGAGAAGCTTGTGGAGGGATTGGATATAGAATTCAAGGTTATACGGTCTGAGAAATCTGTTCCTATACTTGTGGTCGCGGATAAGAAGGTCTCCCTGTTGGCTACCCGTTTCATCATGGAAGACGGTTTCGAGCATTGGAGCGGAGTGATCTCGGCATGCGAAAACTGCGTAAAAAACACCAGAGACGTCTTTCAAAAGCTATGGGAAGGTAGTCAGGTTTCGGTGGAGTTTGAAAAGAAGTGTTTGACTAAAGAGGAGCTTAACGCGTTGGCGAAGTACCTCAAGAAGTGGCCTTCGCTAAGGGCGTTGGGGTTGAAAACCTAA
- a CDS encoding HesA/MoeB/ThiF family protein — MDIRELTQSELERYDRQILIPGWGLEGQKRLKNAKVAVVGVGGLGCPASLYLTAVGVGRIRIVDKEKFELSNLNRQILGYQTDLGKFKVYVAKEKLEMLNPEVDVEAVVAEVTRDNVHEVVGDVDVVVDGMDNWRTRFVLNEYCVSHGIPFIHAAVSEMYGQITTIVAEKGPCLRCIFPKTLPEAEKIPVLGATPALLASLQVLKVVKLIIGIGEPLIGRMLFIDGRTMRFEEIHVEKRKDCPVCGSKRRKSCRFSSA, encoded by the coding sequence ATGGACATCCGGGAGCTTACGCAATCGGAGCTTGAACGCTACGATAGGCAGATCCTGATCCCGGGATGGGGATTGGAGGGGCAGAAGAGGCTTAAAAACGCCAAGGTCGCTGTGGTCGGGGTAGGCGGTTTAGGGTGTCCGGCTTCGCTATACTTGACGGCTGTGGGTGTAGGTAGAATACGGATAGTCGATAAGGAAAAGTTCGAGCTGAGCAATCTAAACAGGCAGATTCTCGGGTATCAGACAGACCTTGGAAAGTTTAAGGTTTACGTAGCCAAGGAGAAGCTCGAGATGTTAAATCCCGAGGTTGATGTGGAAGCCGTGGTAGCGGAGGTGACGAGGGATAATGTTCATGAGGTCGTCGGAGACGTGGATGTGGTCGTGGACGGCATGGATAACTGGAGGACGAGGTTTGTCCTAAACGAATACTGCGTATCTCACGGTATACCGTTCATCCACGCAGCCGTCTCAGAGATGTATGGGCAGATAACCACCATAGTAGCGGAGAAGGGGCCGTGTTTACGGTGTATATTTCCCAAGACCCTGCCGGAGGCTGAGAAGATACCCGTTTTAGGAGCTACCCCCGCGTTACTGGCTTCCCTACAGGTCTTGAAGGTCGTCAAGCTTATAATAGGCATAGGTGAGCCGCTGATAGGTAGGATGCTCTTCATAGATGGGAGAACCATGAGGTTCGAGGAGATCCATGTAGAAAAACGGAAGGACTGCCCCGTATGCGGTTCTAAAAGACGGAAATCTTGTAGGTTTTCTTCAGCTTAA
- a CDS encoding MBL fold metallo-hydrolase, whose amino-acid sequence MSISEAWFKPVWFDSMGAKSSSILVKTKSVSVLVDPGVAIMHGSFPAPLEAKHNWCVQGFQAILRASTEADVVVITHYHYDHFTDFDERIYKGKIVLAKNPNRFINDSQRSRALNFYKHLYWSQGLDLDEVLEEPEEVNFVDPMSELPHASSKSFGDYDSRRRELLAKGLKWFWRRAEKWRRYRRIPQLKLPNLEVRFADGREFKLGELTLRFTKPLFHGIEFSRVGWVLGLVIEYGRRKLLYSSDVNGPIIEDYADWIIAERPDVIVLDGPMTYMLGYTLNRINLGRALENAVRIVRESGAQLILYDHHLPREPRFRERTKPVWTAAEKEGVKLMTVAEYLGLKPAVLRYV is encoded by the coding sequence GTGAGTATCTCGGAGGCCTGGTTTAAACCCGTCTGGTTCGACTCCATGGGCGCTAAGTCCTCGTCCATTCTCGTGAAAACCAAGTCTGTTTCCGTGTTGGTAGACCCAGGTGTCGCGATCATGCACGGAAGCTTCCCAGCCCCCTTAGAGGCTAAACACAACTGGTGCGTTCAAGGCTTTCAGGCTATTCTGAGGGCATCTACGGAGGCCGACGTGGTGGTTATAACACATTATCACTACGACCACTTCACCGATTTCGATGAGAGGATCTACAAGGGTAAGATTGTCTTGGCTAAGAACCCTAACCGTTTCATAAACGATTCTCAAAGGTCTAGGGCCTTAAACTTCTACAAGCACCTCTACTGGTCACAAGGGCTGGATCTGGATGAGGTTCTAGAGGAGCCTGAAGAGGTTAACTTCGTAGACCCTATGTCTGAGCTACCTCATGCATCCTCTAAGAGCTTCGGAGACTACGACTCCAGAAGAAGAGAGCTTCTGGCTAAGGGTCTAAAATGGTTCTGGAGACGAGCTGAGAAATGGCGTAGATATAGGCGAATACCTCAGCTTAAGCTTCCGAACTTGGAGGTCCGGTTTGCAGACGGTAGAGAATTCAAGCTCGGAGAGTTAACGTTAAGATTCACAAAGCCTCTTTTCCACGGTATAGAGTTCTCGAGGGTCGGCTGGGTCCTCGGTTTGGTTATTGAATATGGTAGACGGAAGCTGCTTTACAGCTCAGACGTCAACGGTCCGATAATAGAGGACTATGCAGACTGGATCATAGCTGAAAGACCAGACGTGATAGTCTTAGACGGTCCGATGACTTACATGCTAGGCTATACCTTGAACAGGATCAACTTAGGTAGGGCTTTAGAGAATGCGGTACGTATAGTTCGGGAGTCTGGTGCCCAACTCATACTCTACGACCACCATCTACCGAGAGAGCCTAGGTTCAGAGAACGGACGAAGCCTGTTTGGACGGCTGCAGAAAAGGAGGGGGTGAAGCTCATGACGGTCGCGGAGTATTTAGGGCTTAAACCAGCCGTGCTCAGATACGTTTAA
- a CDS encoding transcriptional regulator — MSKDQLIGAVLLIGGIAGIIVYGYLVFLTEWAMAVLKLTGFIAVAGVLGILAWIGYTLATTPPPKPIEEIEKELEQEIKESEEKESG; from the coding sequence ATGAGTAAGGACCAGCTTATCGGAGCAGTGTTGCTCATAGGGGGCATAGCAGGTATTATAGTATACGGTTACCTCGTGTTCTTAACGGAATGGGCTATGGCCGTGCTTAAGCTTACGGGCTTCATAGCCGTGGCGGGTGTGTTGGGGATACTGGCATGGATAGGCTACACCCTCGCGACGACGCCACCACCGAAACCTATAGAGGAGATCGAGAAGGAGCTTGAGCAAGAGATTAAGGAATCTGAGGAGAAGGAATCCGGTTAA
- a CDS encoding winged helix-turn-helix transcriptional regulator, with protein sequence MKNLRYALTLLAALTASVALAQTQISTLYISIRELTFTVYPDGVVHVTIKLYVNETYPAFSIRVIGAPAMDLLVTDSSGAPLNFDLDDGNLTVYSLGASEVYVEYETLNLTYKEGVLWSFAANSSVSFYVILPWNATVVGLSDAPLSVSTLQDGRIMLEMPEGPQNVSYIIPPSVTDLRYEALTAISKAQEAILKAKSEGRLEGLEDAEKLLMKAKDFYEQGDYLEAKQRALEAYDTAGKAKQPLTQTLASYAIWILGIAGFIGMITAVVLRHRRKRIERVFREHPWLDEDEKNVLKVLWIKGGAAFESDIRESLGLPKTTVWRIVKKLESEGLVEIEKVQGRNYVRLRA encoded by the coding sequence ATGAAAAACTTGAGATATGCATTAACGTTACTAGCGGCATTAACGGCGTCGGTTGCGTTAGCTCAGACTCAGATATCTACATTATATATTAGTATAAGGGAGTTGACGTTCACCGTATATCCTGATGGTGTCGTTCATGTGACGATCAAGCTCTACGTAAACGAGACTTATCCCGCCTTCTCGATTAGGGTAATCGGCGCTCCGGCTATGGATCTTCTTGTCACAGACTCTTCTGGGGCTCCTTTAAACTTCGACCTCGATGACGGAAACCTAACGGTATACAGTTTAGGTGCATCTGAGGTCTACGTGGAGTATGAAACCCTAAACCTCACCTATAAAGAGGGTGTCTTATGGAGCTTTGCGGCGAACTCGTCTGTGAGCTTCTATGTGATATTACCGTGGAACGCTACAGTAGTCGGCCTATCTGACGCACCGCTTAGCGTATCGACTCTACAGGACGGCAGGATAATGCTTGAAATGCCTGAAGGACCGCAGAACGTAAGCTACATAATACCCCCAAGTGTAACAGACCTCAGATATGAGGCGTTAACGGCCATATCTAAAGCGCAGGAGGCGATTTTAAAGGCCAAGTCGGAGGGGAGATTAGAGGGGCTGGAAGACGCTGAGAAGCTTCTGATGAAAGCTAAGGACTTTTACGAACAGGGAGACTACTTGGAGGCCAAGCAACGGGCTCTTGAGGCATATGACACTGCGGGGAAAGCTAAACAGCCGCTAACTCAGACGTTGGCGAGCTATGCGATTTGGATTTTAGGTATAGCAGGCTTCATAGGCATGATCACGGCGGTCGTTCTTAGACATAGACGCAAGCGTATCGAACGGGTTTTCCGGGAACATCCGTGGTTAGATGAGGATGAGAAGAATGTGTTAAAGGTTTTATGGATTAAGGGTGGGGCGGCTTTTGAATCCGACATAAGAGAGTCTTTAGGATTGCCTAAGACGACCGTGTGGAGGATCGTTAAGAAGCTGGAGAGCGAAGGGTTAGTCGAGATCGAGAAAGTTCAAGGGAGAAACTACGTTAGGCTTAGAGCATAG
- a CDS encoding acetylxylan esterase, translated as MNIFEYLCREARKITEASLKDIKDRSYWIETSAERRRRFIDMLGLTYYMQSERKPVKPVVTGVLKRDGYRVEKLYFQSLPGLYVTGNLYIPEPLEKPAPAVLYLCGHSFNQKHHYQAHARKFAQLGFVTLIIETIQKGEIRGHHHGAYHLGWFNWYSLGYTPAGVEVWNGVRAIDLLQARPEVDADKIGVTGISGGGAMSWFTAAVDERVKVAAPVCGTATIESHVCKRTVEGHCDCMFWINSSLWDLTDVGALIAPRPLLIASAERDWIFDIESVRLIYRKLKRLYEVLDAADKILLVETPGGHSYHEKSRKMIFKWFVKHLKGVDVSLEEVGDIDESPSAQEPLEALKVFDEIPSDERVTTVQEWFIKPAQPPKIETVEELRVYRRRLVETLMEKTFNAFPRNPPDLEVEVELTQESGDWLGYLIGFTSEEGWRLHIQVLKPLKSTEPVPILVFPARSARTLNFGDELVRGLDAAWARAFVELRGIGETSWSPDLQWFIRRAAMLTGRTIASMRVYDLLRAVDALTTLDWVNKTRVALMGSGESAVIALYTALLRGDVYAVILHDPPATQNVWSNPDGTGPAIEMINCLRYTDLPYVAGLLWPTQLVFLGPRPESYAWAEHLYMKLGAPGVVRHVKNLSTWV; from the coding sequence ATGAACATTTTCGAATACCTGTGTAGGGAGGCTAGAAAGATAACCGAGGCTTCTCTTAAAGATATTAAAGACCGAAGCTATTGGATCGAAACGTCAGCGGAAAGGCGTAGACGGTTCATCGATATGCTGGGCTTAACATATTACATGCAGAGTGAAAGGAAACCTGTTAAACCGGTTGTGACAGGTGTCCTCAAGCGTGACGGATATAGGGTCGAAAAGCTCTACTTCCAAAGCCTCCCGGGACTATACGTAACCGGGAACCTCTATATCCCCGAGCCTCTTGAAAAACCTGCACCGGCTGTGTTATACCTGTGCGGCCACTCCTTTAATCAGAAGCATCATTACCAAGCTCATGCGAGAAAATTCGCTCAGCTAGGGTTCGTGACACTCATAATCGAGACCATCCAGAAAGGCGAGATACGTGGGCATCACCACGGCGCTTACCACCTCGGCTGGTTCAACTGGTATAGCTTAGGCTATACTCCCGCCGGTGTCGAGGTCTGGAACGGCGTGAGAGCCATAGACCTCTTACAGGCCAGACCGGAGGTGGACGCCGATAAGATAGGTGTCACCGGTATATCCGGCGGAGGGGCTATGAGCTGGTTCACCGCGGCGGTCGATGAGAGGGTTAAGGTGGCGGCTCCGGTCTGCGGGACGGCTACTATAGAATCGCACGTGTGCAAGCGCACGGTCGAGGGACACTGCGACTGTATGTTCTGGATCAACAGTAGCCTATGGGATCTAACAGACGTGGGGGCTTTGATAGCTCCCAGACCCCTACTCATAGCGTCCGCGGAGAGGGACTGGATATTCGACATCGAGTCTGTGAGGCTCATATACCGTAAGCTTAAGCGGCTGTACGAGGTTCTAGACGCCGCCGATAAAATCCTCCTGGTCGAGACACCTGGCGGCCACTCCTACCACGAAAAGTCCAGGAAGATGATATTCAAGTGGTTTGTCAAGCATCTCAAAGGAGTCGACGTATCGCTCGAGGAGGTCGGCGACATAGATGAATCTCCATCCGCGCAGGAGCCTCTCGAGGCTTTGAAGGTCTTCGACGAGATCCCGTCTGACGAGAGGGTCACGACCGTTCAGGAGTGGTTCATAAAGCCTGCTCAGCCTCCTAAGATAGAGACCGTGGAGGAGCTGAGGGTTTACCGGCGTAGGCTCGTCGAGACGCTCATGGAGAAGACGTTCAACGCGTTTCCGAGGAATCCCCCCGACCTAGAAGTCGAGGTCGAGCTTACCCAGGAGAGCGGAGACTGGTTAGGCTATCTCATAGGTTTCACGTCTGAAGAGGGTTGGCGACTGCATATTCAGGTTCTAAAGCCGTTGAAATCAACTGAACCCGTCCCTATCCTCGTCTTTCCGGCGAGGTCTGCTAGGACCTTGAACTTCGGCGACGAGCTGGTTCGGGGGCTTGACGCCGCGTGGGCTAGGGCGTTCGTGGAGCTTAGGGGGATAGGTGAAACCTCCTGGTCCCCGGACCTTCAGTGGTTTATCAGGAGGGCTGCCATGCTCACCGGGAGGACGATAGCTAGTATGAGGGTATACGACCTTCTGAGGGCTGTAGACGCGTTAACCACTCTGGATTGGGTCAATAAGACTCGGGTGGCTTTGATGGGTAGCGGCGAGTCTGCTGTCATAGCGCTATACACCGCGTTGCTGAGGGGAGACGTCTACGCAGTCATACTTCATGACCCCCCGGCTACGCAAAACGTCTGGTCGAATCCAGACGGCACCGGACCGGCTATCGAGATGATCAACTGTCTCAGATACACCGACCTACCCTACGTTGCAGGTCTCCTATGGCCTACCCAGCTGGTCTTCCTAGGACCTAGACCTGAAAGCTATGCGTGGGCTGAACACCTCTACATGAAGCTCGGAGCCCCAGGGGTCGTAAGGCACGTGAAAAACCTATCAACCTGGGTCTAA
- a CDS encoding radical SAM protein — MKRLVERNVVVKDWRKTPVKVALVYPGGYRAGMTGLTVQLLYHLFNLREDTLCERVFLDGSKPPRSLESGRTLRDFDLVAATIQYEEGYVELLKGLRNSGIPLRRSERGDRHPLIVAGGPCVTANPTVMEDYVDVFAIGDAEPFIERLVDAYRENHSRKGLLEVLSDVPGFYVPGFTENPVERAWVEELDKAPHPTAQVIPLVDEGSPLCPVFGLTLGLEVTRGCGRMCLFCLASWINMPVRHRSLEAMLGIVEEGVRRTGVNKVSLVGAGATDNRWLKDLCQHLVSMGVEFSTPSLRMDLLDRELMRLVAQGGQRTLTLAPETASEEVRRLIGKPIPDDRLLEVSENAYEAGFRRLKLYFMIGLPGEDRDSIEGVGRLIDKLARTGFRDIHVSVNPFIPKAQTPFQWLPLASRSYLTEASKLIRRSMPKGLNVRLDILKPAQAELQALLSLGDRRTGRVVEYMALSGGGRGALRKAVKIAGLRLENVVYRAKEVEEHLPWGMIRSSDFRLLKKLYRKLESESVR, encoded by the coding sequence TTGAAGAGGCTAGTAGAGCGTAACGTGGTCGTGAAGGATTGGCGGAAGACCCCGGTTAAGGTGGCTTTGGTGTATCCTGGGGGCTATAGGGCGGGTATGACTGGTCTCACGGTTCAACTTCTGTATCATCTCTTCAACCTTAGGGAGGATACGCTCTGCGAGAGGGTTTTCCTAGACGGCTCCAAGCCTCCTAGAAGCCTTGAATCCGGTAGGACGCTTAGAGACTTCGACCTGGTAGCCGCTACGATACAGTACGAAGAAGGCTACGTAGAGCTTCTAAAGGGGCTACGAAACTCAGGTATACCCCTCCGCCGTTCCGAGAGAGGAGATAGACACCCGTTGATAGTAGCAGGCGGCCCCTGTGTAACCGCGAATCCCACGGTGATGGAGGACTACGTCGACGTGTTCGCCATAGGAGACGCCGAACCATTCATAGAGAGGCTGGTGGACGCTTATAGGGAGAACCATAGTAGAAAGGGTCTACTAGAGGTCTTAAGCGACGTACCTGGGTTCTACGTGCCGGGTTTCACGGAAAATCCCGTAGAGAGGGCTTGGGTCGAGGAGCTGGATAAGGCGCCGCACCCCACCGCACAGGTGATCCCGCTTGTAGACGAGGGGAGCCCGCTTTGCCCGGTGTTCGGCTTAACCTTGGGTCTAGAGGTTACTAGGGGATGCGGTAGGATGTGTCTGTTCTGCCTAGCCAGCTGGATCAACATGCCCGTCAGGCATAGAAGCCTCGAAGCCATGCTCGGTATAGTCGAGGAGGGGGTAAGGAGGACCGGGGTTAACAAGGTTTCGCTCGTGGGAGCCGGAGCAACCGATAACAGGTGGCTTAAAGACCTTTGCCAACACCTGGTTTCCATGGGTGTCGAGTTTTCCACACCTTCTCTCAGGATGGACCTATTGGACAGGGAGCTTATGAGGCTTGTAGCCCAGGGCGGCCAGAGGACTCTGACGCTCGCCCCGGAGACGGCTTCTGAGGAGGTTAGGAGGCTCATAGGGAAGCCTATACCGGATGATAGGTTGCTGGAGGTCTCGGAGAACGCCTACGAAGCCGGCTTCAGGAGGTTGAAGCTATACTTTATGATCGGGCTGCCGGGTGAAGACCGTGATTCGATTGAGGGTGTAGGGCGGCTTATAGATAAACTCGCAAGGACAGGGTTTAGGGACATCCACGTATCTGTGAACCCGTTTATACCTAAGGCTCAGACGCCGTTTCAGTGGCTTCCGTTAGCCTCCAGAAGCTATCTCACAGAGGCTTCTAAGCTCATAAGGAGGAGCATGCCGAAGGGTTTGAACGTTAGACTCGACATACTTAAACCCGCTCAGGCCGAGCTTCAAGCGTTGTTATCGCTAGGAGACAGGAGAACCGGGAGGGTTGTAGAGTACATGGCTTTGAGCGGTGGCGGGAGAGGAGCGTTAAGAAAAGCTGTGAAAATAGCGGGGTTACGTCTAGAGAATGTGGTCTATAGGGCTAAGGAGGTTGAGGAGCACTTGCCTTGGGGTATGATCCGCTCCAGCGACTTCAGGCTTCTCAAGAAGCTTTATCGAAAGCTCGAATCTGAATCGGTTCGTTAG
- a CDS encoding DUF2095 family protein, with protein MRSSKRMEMNWKTFRKRFPHLAKELESGAQTVRIGGVRSYEAEGFDELRMPDAVSYLRRCETEEQALEIIEYLERKGKISKDYAESLRKQLREKGVRSFGPLKKPGYYLRRYYYGVEE; from the coding sequence TTGAGGAGTTCAAAGCGTATGGAGATGAATTGGAAGACCTTCAGGAAAAGGTTTCCACACCTGGCTAAGGAGCTTGAGTCTGGGGCTCAGACGGTTAGGATAGGTGGTGTAAGGTCTTACGAGGCCGAGGGGTTTGATGAGCTTAGGATGCCTGACGCGGTCTCCTACCTGAGGCGGTGCGAGACCGAGGAGCAGGCTTTGGAGATAATCGAGTATCTCGAACGTAAGGGCAAGATCTCGAAGGATTACGCAGAGTCTCTCAGGAAGCAGCTCAGGGAAAAGGGTGTCAGAAGCTTCGGCCCTCTTAAGAAGCCGGGCTACTACCTACGTAGATACTACTACGGCGTCGAGGAATAG